One genomic window of Bacillota bacterium includes the following:
- a CDS encoding GntR family transcriptional regulator codes for MRDRAYWAIKDAIIHCRYKPGEPLLEERVSRELGVSRTPVREALRELQRDGLVRYIQGKGAFVADISIQDVHEVFFLRRVLEAAALRVTIQRYRKEDLEPLIELFSGLDRKVESLDYDALFESDIRLHGFIVDMAGNKRLTHFVSVLGDQIERLRRISATMPGRMRQSLEEHRAILAAIQARDVESAESHLMRHLNNVEKTVLVVSGY; via the coding sequence GAGATCGGGCGTATTGGGCAATAAAAGATGCCATCATACATTGCAGGTACAAACCTGGGGAACCGCTCCTCGAAGAGCGAGTGAGCCGGGAACTTGGGGTCAGCAGAACGCCGGTAAGGGAGGCCCTGCGAGAGTTACAGCGCGACGGGCTTGTCCGTTACATTCAAGGGAAGGGCGCGTTTGTGGCTGATATCTCAATCCAGGATGTGCACGAGGTCTTCTTCTTGAGGCGTGTCCTTGAGGCGGCGGCACTTCGGGTGACCATTCAGAGGTATCGCAAGGAGGATCTGGAACCGCTTATCGAGCTCTTCTCGGGGCTTGATCGGAAGGTAGAGAGCCTTGACTACGATGCGCTCTTTGAGTCCGATATTCGGCTGCATGGCTTCATCGTGGACATGGCAGGCAACAAGCGGCTTACCCATTTCGTATCGGTGCTGGGCGACCAGATCGAAAGGCTGCGCCGCATATCAGCGACGATGCCTGGGAGGATGCGGCAATCCCTGGAGGAACACCGCGCCATACTTGCTGCGATTCAGGCTAGAGACGTGGAGTCGGCAGAAAGCCACCTGATGCGCCATCTGAATAACGTGGAGAAGACAGTGCTGGTCGTATCGGGTTATTGA